The genomic region TTTTGGAGTTTTAAAGCAGTGTCTTTATTAATTTCCTTTTTATATTTGTGTGACGTTCCGAAAGCATTAACAAACCGAGTTCATAATCgtgtttcgtaaataataattactcgCGGAATGTGTTACGTTCAAATGGAGTATTATCAAAGAGGGGATTATAATTGTGGTATCATAAAAAAAAGCAAGAAACTAGAGTCTGTGTTATTTGTCTTGTTTGGAAAGGCAAATATTTGTAATAATGcgccactttttttttaatgaattacatatttataactTATCGTGTGGTGTCCCAATGTGTAGCGCTTAGAATACCTATAAAGATTTCTGGATAAATGTCAGTTATCGTTGATTATTTCTTTTGAGTATTCACCTCATTAAAATTTGGCCAATGAAAATgctctatttttttaaattggaccaatcaaattggaATTACCCAACAATTTTTCGTGACAACAactgccaactcaaacagtcctttttgatcacgctGATCACAAGTTGTAgtactattatttttttttactaaatagCATGTTTTCACTAGTGGTGGCGCCAGAACATAACTATGTAACTATGAGGgtgaattttccaaaaatagaATACCACTGAAGGTGGAAACCGTATTTTGTTAAACGAATTTTCTtcgtattttttgttaaatcacTTTAGAAAAAGCTTTATACCGCCGCgcgaaaaaaaaacctggtaTCGGTTAACAAAGGAGTTGTAAGAGTGATTCATTTCAAGTGATTCATCCTGCTGTATCGACTACATACTTATATTTTCTGTTAACCGATTTCAACGGGGTACTGATTGACATTGTCAGTTGTCATGTTCTTTTGCTAATCAGATGGACCACAAATAATGAGTCTTCCAACTAAATTTGTGGTCAAGTATGTCGTGGTTTTCTCTCTTTTCCCAAACGTCAGTCGTCTTTTTAGTTGATAAATCCTTCAGATGCATAAacccattttgaatttttgtcaTACCCTCATTTGTTGTTATTAACGATTTTCAGTTAATTTTAACTCTTTCAACGCTCTTTGAAATACCTACTTACGTATTGATGGTCGTCCACTTTCATTCTTCCATCCTACTGTTTCACGAATATATTTGACATGTCACAAAGCTACGTATACGTTAGCGTAAAACAAAAGGAAGAATGGTTTTCATCGCGCTTTTAAACATGACCGATGACATTCGAGTTATTACTTAAGCTTTAGCTTTagcacgatgctaaattttgtagaaaatttgttagaaaatgagagagaccctcgatcaagaccaatgaacgatcatgatcatagtctgtctttgtcagatcctgatcgttcattggtcctctctcattttctaacaaattttctacaaaatttagcatcgtgtcctACAGCCTTTATACCCAAATGACTTGAGTAACATCACCGCAGAAAGTCAGATGTTTTCTTTCAGTTGGTAAGACGCTCGCGGCATAAAGTTCGGTATTTGTTTTGACTCACAATAGTGGCTTATGCAGGAAAACAGTTTATTCATTTTCACATGCCTGTTCTACTGGTTTTGTTAACGTGTTGTCTAATTTTTCAGACAGAAACGTGCATTATGGAAGTACGCGACAGCACGAGCCGCCATCGCTTGCCGGTGGACGTGGCTCCAGGCCCAGATCTCGGACTTGGAGTATCGGATACGTCAGCATAGCGACCTCCACCGTCAGATAAGGTCTTCGAAGGGCGAGATCCGGCTAGGTGGTGCCAGTCCGCCACCAATCAACAACAACACCTCCGCGTCACCGACGATTGTCAACGGATACCGCGGCCAGCTGCCCGGTAGCTCGCCGATATCGTTCAAGACCCCCGAGAGCGAGACGGCGACGGCCAACGGCGCTTATCCGGACTTTCAGTGTGCGAGGACGAGACCGTTGGTGAACTTCAAGAAGCGGAGACTGCTTCAGATGAACGGTCTGCACGTGATATCGAAGAAGGCGGCGAGGCCGAGTACGGTTCGGTGCGGTTGTGTCCAGGCGCCGTGTGCAATTTGCACTGGACGAACTGACCCGACGCACCCGCGGGATCCAACGGATGCCCTAAGCAAGGCCGAGAGGATAGCGCTCGTCGATCCGGGCTATCATCCGGTCTTTTCGCTGCCAGAAGGTGGGACATTTGACAATAGGAAAATATTTGCcgaaaatcaaagaaaatcttttgcGACATTTTAAAGTGTGCTCAGGGTTATTGACTCActtggtatattattattGCAGATACGTTATTACAGCGTAGTGTAACATGACCCTGAGAACTGAAAACGGAtgtttttattagaaaaaacaTATTATAATCAGTTAATCACTTTTTGAAACCCGtaccttttttttgtaatttcataACAGATTCATTTCtgtattttaacattttatttgaacttgagCGGTAGAACTTGCACATCCTTGGACGTTTCGATTCATTCAATTTTACTTTGGCACCGTGCTTCCTAGGAATGAGTAGTTCCTGTTTCACGAAAACAAGTTTCGCCCCCCAATTATGTGGCTGCTACCACTTcccattttaattatgaaacATTCGTTTAAACAATGTCTTATTGACCTACATAAGTTTTGTTACGTTCTTGGGTGTTAAGCAAAGTTTTTTCTccacaaaaaattaagttgaactttttttttttaattcaaagtAATCGGTCACTTTGTgtgtaaaatataaatacacaATTGTACACATGTATGTTCTGGAGggtattaaaaaatgttaaaaataaaatatgcgattttgaaacaataaaccttgaaatttaaaaacaaatatgtacaactagaaattttcgaatttttctCCTTCGACGTCCAATGTCCTGAAATCTGTTGAAGATACGGAAAAAGTGcagattattttttatgcagaaacattttattgtgtttatttgtggaattttttttttaataaaatgtcaataacAATACAGTGAGAACATAAAGTAAAGAATCTCATGTCTTAATATCGTTGATTTCTGGCACAAATCCTGGGGACAGGTCAATTgttatttctaaattttcatcATTCGTTGCAAAATCGTGTAAGCGTAAGGGTTTTCTGACAAAttctacaaaaaatttccatacCCAGCTAGAAGCCAGGCATTTGGCATTTTATTCtcttttgaaattgaaataaaaagttGAAACGAAATAATCCCATGACGTTTCAGATGTATCTTACGCAATCCACTGCGAGGCAATCATGAAAAATCCAGAATGGCAACAACGAAGCACCAGAATGAAATCTCTCAAAATTCTGAAAAACGATAGATCTGACAAGTCAGTGCTGGAGCACAGATCGAAAAAACTCGACCACAGGAAGAAGTACAATCGCCTGTTGAAACCGAGCACGATGTCCGCCCTTTCGGCCAGTGAGTATAGTCATGAGTGAGTCAATGTCGAACCCGAACTATTCGTTCGTTTAATTTCGCAGAAATCAGGAGTAAAATGCGAGGCAGGAAAGTGGGAAGGCACGGATCGTCGTCTTCGACTTTCCGGAAGAAGGCCATGGCCCAGTTGCAGAATCTCGTCGGCGACGGCGCCGACGAAGAAGTCGAGTCGATCGGCAACAACAGCAACGCGGCAGCGTCGAATTCGGCGGTGGCGTCGCCGAGTTCGTCGCCGTTGCTGCACATGCAGGCCATATCGGGATACAACAGAAGGAACAGGGCGAACTCGTACGACATCGACAACATCGTCATTCCTTACAGCGTGGCCGCTTCGACGAGGGTCGAGAAATTACAGTACAAAGAGATATTGACACCAAAGTGAGTTCCGATGCGGGTCTTATAACTACGATATTTCATTTCCAATTTGGGAAAAACGAATATTGTAGTCTTCTATGGCGAAAATTAAGTacgttatacagggtgattcacgtagcccgttcgttagaaacttgctgatttcccaaaatcgtattaaatttattgcaactggagttttcgatatttttttgttgtcaaattattttgtttattaaactttaacatCGTCACCAAAGGAGAGGCTCTGCtccatttatttcattcagaattcaatttaaaatctcaCTAGTGTGATTTCCATCAAAGCAGGTTTGCACAGTTTTGTGAAcatattttacgtttttaaatttgaattaacTGGATACGTTATTCCGCCCAGTGTGACATAAACATTAGATGCGATGGATTAGTACAATCGCGcacatccaaaagtgaacgagagcttgcgaaaatttccgtatttttcgttagattaaattaggctgtattcattggcgttcgtgcagcctgttcttgccaacgcctctttatatagtatgttattgaaatgcgttaagaaaatttaaacggtgataCAACtcgtcaaaacaaattacttttctatttaccattttttcgaaaaatctttctaaacccagctaaaattttaattagtttgatcGTAAATTGTAGTACCCGCCAATGTCTCCGTGCGTACATTAAAAGcgaaagaagataaaaacttAGATGGTCAAGCAAAAACCAATTCTTTATTCGTAGTAAGTGAGAGTGACATTGAAGTTACGCACCACACTTGATCAAGGGCACTaacctttaaattaaatgttcgaaatgacgcCCTCCGTAATCGATGCACGCTCTTGTGTGCCCTTCGAGCCACAGAAGCTTGAGTTTGAGCTTGTGATTTCAGCAAAAGACTAGTATATCGCGTAAAGTAATCATTACCCTTAACATtctaaaagtaaaatttgtatttgtaccTTGCAGATGGCGTATAGCGGATCCCGATTTTAAATGTGATACAACAAATAATGGAGCTGTTAGAAACCCTAGTCAAGATAGCGATGTAAGTATTTCCATTTTGCACCGGTAGAATGCATTTGAGAATCGCCGGTGGGCCATGGAAGGCAAAAGTTGAGTCTTGGATTCATTCGTCcgctttattatttacattgGTTTTTTACCGGTTATTTCAAAATCGTCAAAACGCATAAAATGCGTTCAGAAATATCCGTGGTCAAGAGGCATTgttcttggatttttttttctgttaacGTATGGCATAACTTCATCAGCTGTTACCACTCTGCTAACGAGCGGTGGTGTAAATGAAAGTATTTCGATAAAGACGACCACGGCCTGATCGACTGACCGCATATTATATTTGCAAAATGCACGTAAACATAATTGTAAGAACCAATTGTCGaatcgatttttgtttttcatggtCAACTGCGACTTGAAAGTCTCTTGATCAAACAGCATTTCTGACTGTGTAACATGATGCATACAAACATAAGTTGACTTAAGATGATAGATCTGAAATAGTTTCGTCACTACCACTGAATGAGATTCAAATAGAAATAACGAGTACGTAGTTGGTTCGAATTTAAGCGTGTTGGTCTGTTCAGGCGGAAGATCTCTCTGAAGAAGCGGTGATAGTGCGCCACGACAAGTCCGAATacgaagaaaagaaaaagttccTGAGTTATCTAAAGCTGCCGACTGGTCACGGCCGCTCCCGAGCCCACAAACGAACGGACAGCCTGGCCGAATCGAGCGGGGCGAACACCCCCGATCCGATGTCGCCGCACCCGCCCGATCACCACGACCACACGAACTCGCCGCTGACGTCGCCGCCGGCAACTCCGCTCCCGGCCACCAACCCGGACGACCTGCCTTCGGTGAGCACTATGCGGAGGAGGACAGTCTCTCAGTCCAGGTTCGCCAAGGAGAAGGAGGTGAACAGGGAGGAGAACAACACCCCGGAGGGAGTGGAGGTGGCACCGTTCGACACACGAACTTTTCCCATCGACGACGAAACGTACGAAAAGATGCTGAAGAACATGCCGGAGAACCATCAATTCAAGACGAATTACAGAGCACAAGATGCCAGTGAGTATCAGTTGAGTTATCTGGACGACAAGGTGGACTCGCCCGGGAGCGAATCGACGGAATCGGCGGTGGGGGAAGAGGACCCCAACGATCCCGAGTGGGTCGATATGGAGAGGTCGAGGGACAGGCACAAAAGATAGAGATGGGACAGTGAACGTTTTGATTAGttgattttaatttcgttGAAGGCTGACTTTGCGGCCCAAGTGAATAgttcgatgattttttttttcattgtttcGAAGCTTCGGATTTTGTATTATATAAGGTCTGTGATTGTCATTACATTACATAAAGAAATACGTCAATACTGTTGTTGCTTTTTAGTATTGTAATGTATATTAATCtgttgaaaacaaaatacagAATTCAAAGCTTGGTAGCGTTATTCAGTTTCacttgtattattattattacctttctcatttttttgtaatataatCATAATTTAGGATATTTGATTTTGTACTGTTGCAAGTTAAAGTTCTAGTTCACTTgattgattacgattaacacCTTGTCCGGTTAGTCACTAGTTGGTACTAATTTTAACTGCTATAATTTTGTTACTGAATTTAATGTTAGTTTTTTTTGACcattgttattttctaaatgtCAGTACAACCCAGTGActtgttaaaaattgtattattgtaaataaaacagtgcaaatatttgttaaagaaatgatatattttcgaaattatttGCAGGTGACTGCGCTTTCTGTTTTTACAAGAATTAAACTGAATTGTACATACTCTCATAAGAGGAAAATTATGTatcatattattattaaagtgttTCCTGTACACAAATCTGGTTTATGTTAATGCAGTCTGTTCTATTTGGCTACACGAAACCAAATGTATTTGCATCAGGACACCACCCATTGTAGTAACAACCTCTAGTGGTATTGTACGTTTTTATATGCAGATATGTTATGTATGTGAGATGAAATAAAACTCCAATCTGCTTGTTCAACGAACTGGATTTTTTCTGGGTTCAGTTTGCATAAtacgaaaatatttatttcaaaatcaaatacaaAAAACAGTTTCAAAAAAGTAACACATTAGACAGGACAATGTAAATCACTCGGcggaatttttttgtaagtagGCGGTCATGTGCCGCACGGGACCCTCCAGACTCTCCATGTATCTGCCGTATTCGGCGTTGGTGAGGGACGTCACGTCCAGGGACTCCGGCATCACCACCGCCCTTTCCGCGTTGCAGATCCGCTTACTCCCCAAGTTCTCCCTCTGAAAATCGCGTTAAGACACCCGAGCCCAGTTCCACCAATCCCTCACCTCTATCTCGCTCTTGATTCGCCTCTTGATGCTCTCGGTGTACTCGGTATACTCCCTGAAGCCCCGGTTGCGCGTCGTCACGCACTCCAAAATGTCGAAAACGCGTTGGGCCTGTTTTTTACTGATCTTGTGTTGCTTCAAAAACTCGCCGATCTGCTTCTGATTGTGCACGGTGACGTTGATTTTTTCCCGTTTTAAAGCCTCGTGGATGTGGACGCTGTCGCAGAAGTCGCGGATTTTTTGAAACACTGCTGTCGGTTCTTCCACTGGAAACAGCATTTAGGAACAATTCTGGCACATTTTGCGGCTCACCTGTGATGTCCCTTGATTCAGGAAGATCTTTCAGGTAGTTGTAGACCGCCGAGTACAGTTTGCTGCCGATGCCCCGCCTCTGGTGGGTGGGGAGGATGAAGAACTGGCTGATGCGGGGACGGGTGGAGTTTGGGTAcaagaaaaatttgtaaacGGTACAAAAACCGACAGGCGAGCGAATCGTTCGATCCGTTTCCGCGTCCACGTATTCCTCGTAACTAAAAATAGTCGTGAGAGAAATCAGACACTACTACAAAATTCTTACACATAGAATATTGTCCAGCGGCAATCGTCCAGATCTATGAAGTTGGCCCCATCAATGAACCACATGATGTATGTCTCAAACCTTTGATGGAACTCTTTAAATTGCTCATTTGTGGCATCACAAAGTGTAACTTTGTAGGTTTCTATAAAAATGAGTTAGAAATGCATTTTACAGATGAGGAGGGTCAATTTACTGTCATGATTTTCAAATGTGTGAACAACCTCGCCGTGAATGACAGCATGATCTTCTTCTGCAATATCAGTCCTGAACTCTCCCTCATTTTCTCTGTAGTTTTTTGGCAGCCACATCTGTAGCAATTTCATAATATCATCGGCTTTGTATAGATCGTGTACGATATGATCGGCGGCTTTGACTTTCGCGTAACATTTAGCGGAGTTGTGAAGATAATACAGAACGATGCTTAGTTGCCGGTAGCCAAAAATCAATTCCctacaaaaagtgaggttagtttTCACTCGGTTATTTTTTCTCAGCTACCCACGAATCGCCAAAAATCTGATGTGCCATTTCGGGTTTGaacgaatttgtttttttgttggcTGTTTCCAGATCGTTGTTATCAAGAACTACAAAATACGGTAAACTGTATAATTACCCAAAATACTgaccagtttttttaaatacacaaTTGGTAGGATGCTCACCGATCCGAAATGTTATAACGTTTAGAGCTTTTTTCCTGTATGCTACCATTTCTTCATCTTCACAACCGGCAACTAATTCGTTGTCTTCGCACAAATTGTTTTTAGCCATCTACAAAGTTTTTATTACAAGAAACGActagaaaaactaaaaatcaCTTATTTTTACTGCAGAAACTTTTTACGTACGTTAAGGTTGAACTTTTATGTAGATTATTCAAGAAATTGTCGTTctcgcaaaaaaaattactcaaaaacaataatttcaacaacTCTTAAAAATCAGTTTACCTAGCCGGCTGGCGCGCAATTGACAGCGTAGGCGCATGTCAGTATGTCACGCAACTGTCATTGGAAGGCgccaatttaaaattattaagagGCGCCTTCTTTTGTAGGACCATCTTTAATCTTTTATTTTggtgaaaaatttgtttagtgttatctctAGAACAAGAATTTTGTATAGAAATGAGTCCCtctagtttattttgataagGTCGAGGTAGATTGTCAAGTACGTAGCAGTTGATACAAACTACAGGAGAAAATAGatagaacaaaaataatacgtATGCGGAAAACTTAAGAATTTTTCTTCAGTGCTTTGCAGTCGTCTTATTATTGGCAACTTTTCAGTTCGTTTTGTTATCGTGGTATTGTTGAACCGGACAAAGAATAGTCGAGACGCGCCTGGAGCCTTATTTGACCAAGTATTCATCAGGACGGTGAGAAATTCGAACTAAAGAACACAAATTAGTAAATATAGTTCccattgaaattaaaattttaagttgtCAGTGAAAATAGTCAAATTTTGGCGCCCACCCTGCTGGCACCTATCGTACGTTTTTGCGACTAAACTACAAACTCTCTCTAAACCAAAAGAACCCAAAAGTCCCCAGGATCAGTGGATGAGCGACGCAAAGCGCCTGCTTGATTTGTTGTGTCCcattcaaagaaaaaaattcctgATGTCGGCGGTGCGCCCCAAATAAACACATCTAGTGCTAGTGGCAGTGTTTTGGTGTCCCCCGCTCGCCCGACAATATGATATTTTCACGAAACGACGGAACTGTAATGTGTTTTCTCGTTTGCATGAACGCCTCCTGTCAAACGTAGCGGCTGCAAATGGCGTCAGATAATGAAGCTTCTTGTGAAAGTGATCCGAATTTCGCCGTTATCTGCGCGTTTATGGAGAAATTCGGAGTGACATGCGGATTGGCGAGCATCGACTTCTTGGAGCTGCAGGAGATGCTCGAAAACACACAAGAAGGTAACTGAAAGTGCGCCGCCGACCGCGTTCGCCGCGGCCCTGAACTTGGTCGGAATTGTTTGGGGCCGCCGACGGAGACTCGGGGGCTGGTTGCGTGCACACAAGGGGCCAAGTGCGAAAGAAACGCCGTTTCTCCGCGGCAGGAAATTCATGAGAGATGATTCGCAATTATCCCTACCCGACGAGGTTCCCCTTTTTGTAAACAAATGCGTTTTCTTCACATGGCTCAAGCCGCGTCGAGGGCAGGTTGACCCTCGCAACCCACAGAATCGTCcactataaatatttaggcGGAATTTAGCACGTTGCGcacaagaaaataattgcccaAAAAAAAGAACTGTCAAATGCCCGTTTCCATAGGATGGTAACTTGATCCATCCCAGTtttcatacatttttcattGTCCTCGTGTTGGGAGaagttttcttcattaaaaaaaaacatcactGCCGTTAAAAACAACGGTAAAAGACACTATTATAACGACGCACGATTCTCGCATTCAGTtataaggaatttattccatacttttgccgctcactgtatacatAGTTATGCACAAGTGCTTTACGCAAGATACCACAGTAAATGACTAAATgcaattcattttttatttttttttataaatttttttagatgATCAGCCTACACAAATGTTGGCTTTAATTTTCTTAACTCACATTTTTGTTTGACAATTAtcaaattattacatattctGCACTAAAATgattaacaacaataaatgacaatttacTGTCAAAGAAGAaacgaaaaatgtaaaataagtATGTAACACTAATACGACGTTTCAATCAAAGTTTGTCTAGTGCatatttatgaaaatgatgtttgtaatattttatgtttatttcattatcattGGAGAAAATGAAAGACAATCTGAAgaatgtactgtcgcgagtaataaattttggtcatcaatgtcatttcaaaatttggttagattgtcacaaatttaaaaacaaattcctgcctgattatgcccatgtcaacaaagtgtcaaaaaaatgagaacaaaatgacaattaatgtcatacaacatgatggtAGGTTATGACTTTTACGATGGAGCATTTTCAATTGCGTCAAAGattgaccttgacgaccaaaatttattgctcgcgactgtaaataaaaataatgcaaaTGCCTAAAGAAATAATCTAGTTTTAGATTTTCATCGTTGTCTATTCCTAgacgaaaaattattttactttgcaaatgtgggaatctacCAAACGATTTGTAACGAAAATAAGATTTTTATctttaaaattgttatatttttaaacttaGCTGTCAGTGCAATCAATTTCAAGATAGAAAGTAAGGTTGTCACAGTTACCTCCTAGTGTACTTATTTCCTGTTTTATCAGGTTGGCGGCTTTGATTTCCGTTCACCTGACATCCGCACTGTCAGGTTGACAAGCTGTtggtaatatttaaaatcccTGTTATACTTACTGTTTACTCGGTAATTTACGTATTTTATAATAACGTTGCTACCTTTTCGGGCTGaataatttcaaagaaaaaattgtatattgtATGAAAAGCACGAAACTCGTaggtacatttaaacatttttgtatgTTCAGGAGTTCCAGCAATTACATCCACGTCCTTTAAGGTATTGTTACGTTTTATATAGAAATATATGAAGCCTTCGTGATTTTGGGCTTAATTTTAAGGGATTCTTACGGTAATAAAGGGACGTTTTGCAAGCGATGCAACACAGTGACATTTATTAAGCGACACGTAGCTTtaagtttcatttaaataaactacGCAAAAATGAATAAGGAATTCCgcaatttttcttgtaaagcaaaataattccCCAAGTCCTCCgccgtattcttaaacacaagataaatttaaaatattacaggTACAATTgcgatcaataaattttggacactaatgtcattgtgctgtcatacattccAAAACGacctttatgtattaataaccttaattttgattgttgtgtcaattttgaaaatgtgaatttcagatttaccgacaaatcattcaagaagttttaaaaatcagacaaatgcaATAGAatgaggttttaattaataaaaaatagaaaataaataaataaagataatattttgtcatcactcatattgacaaattggtgataaatttgacaatttcatcattcatgtgtgacaatttcaataaagcatgatttagagtatttttttttatatgacagaaaaatgatgtccATAATTTaatgatcgcaatagtacttgaaatattacatttatttattattactacgactgagagaaaaaaaatgtaaccatGAAAACTACATACGGTAgtttttagttacctattgcgTTGCTGCCATTTTCACTTTCTGagagttttttctttaactgaAAGCTGCAGAACAgtttttggtacaaaatcgGGGTCTATGTTATACAATGCTATTGAAACGCCAGTCCGTCCATTTTGACACACCTGATATATTGTATTGTTTCAGTGCAATACATATTGTATTGTTTCAGTGCAATACTGATTTTAAGCAAAGATATTTTCTTTTCATATGATTTCTGTTTCATTTTGGAAGGTGTccttaacaaaatttttcttattaataataaaaagtggaAAGGGAAAATACGATGaaatatttaaaggtttagcctttgaaaccttaggcccttggtgcaaagaatcCATCGAATTCATTAATGTAATCGGAAAtcgacttattgcggaatcgtgcggttcaaaatcaaagaaattccgtttcgagaggatttcccttgccattcaacgtggaaacgctgcaagcattcgaggcacttttccagattccgcattattatcggaaatttttgtattgtaaaacaaaaatgttatgtactttTTGTTATTTCTTGTATTGCTTTACCAAAGTATTGATGACATGGTAACTGAtgctattaataaaataatgttatggaaacatttgtcaaaatataaacaaattcCAGTAAGAACTTTgccttaaatttattaatttacatttaatttacactttaccgattagatttggtggtctgggaattcgtcgcatttccgatatttgcctccctgctttcctatcttcaattaatggggttaaaaagcttgtttctttattactaaactcaaaggataatgagcttaatattcaccattatgatgaagctttagcagtctggggtgtagcaaatgagaacgaaataccaacaattccacaatttcagaagaattgggataatattaatatcaaaggaataattgccaatgacttaatctttaattcacctagagacttggctcgttttaaagctttgcaatgcagagaatcaggatcttggttacatgcaataccttctcctaatattggtactcttttagataacacttccttccaagtttgtattggtttaagattgggttgtaatctttgtacacctcatatttgcaaatgcaatgcgaaagttgacgaaattggcacccacggtctaagctgtttcaaaagcagtggtagattttcaagacacactgaaattaattccattatcaaccggtctttaacttctattcatgtgaattcaactttagaaccaaacggactgtctcgggatgacggaaaacgcccagatgggatgactttagtaccgtggattaaaggtcaacctttggtttgggacgtcactgttgtagatacacttgcagacagttacgtattgaaatcatctgaagtctcaggttctgccgctgaaatggcttgcaagcgcaaacatagcaaatatagttcaatcatttcgtcaaactacgtgtttaaaggtttagcatttgaaaccttaggcccttggtgcaaagaagccatcgatttcattaatgtcatcggaaaccgacttatcgcggaatcaggcgattcaaaatcaaagaaattccttttcgagaggatttccctt from Tenebrio molitor chromosome 8, icTenMoli1.1, whole genome shotgun sequence harbors:
- the nsl1 gene encoding KAT8 regulatory NSL complex subunit 1, coding for MGLRTASVRRPYAEVMAPALTETAQNQAFKLPPKQPASPFKYLPDVPGAFCDLDQDKLAPETLAGTRGCSSDSNKASDSDTIMSESPPLMGDQNTMGLQKTGLDSVSKIHNDKTNEVDQILNNLASNSPDVDIPQNVDEIMQVIKSIESDRQDEDNLTIEKFLTDVDMMNMSMEEQPELETAVLKETQTKEAIAELKTRQNKIERRLAFLRRKIHKMQTRTMGQHVGGEVAGVYEYVHRSLKRLKDNSMQVEEEKPPDKMKPMSCGSTKTMLKKLEMAATLQANSVARQKHLPKYFGSGSCEPGNHRISVPGIVNVPPWPIEHKQELQKVAGLLHTELNVVQHEVDSEATESSSGGESCDEMQNYNNPHQQYLSIQKRALWKYATARAAIACRWTWLQAQISDLEYRIRQHSDLHRQIRSSKGEIRLGGASPPPINNNTSASPTIVNGYRGQLPGSSPISFKTPESETATANGAYPDFQCARTRPLVNFKKRRLLQMNGLHVISKKAARPSTVRCGCVQAPCAICTGRTDPTHPRDPTDALSKAERIALVDPGYHPVFSLPEDVSYAIHCEAIMKNPEWQQRSTRMKSLKILKNDRSDKSVLEHRSKKLDHRKKYNRLLKPSTMSALSAKIRSKMRGRKVGRHGSSSSTFRKKAMAQLQNLVGDGADEEVESIGNNSNAAASNSAVASPSSSPLLHMQAISGYNRRNRANSYDIDNIVIPYSVAASTRVEKLQYKEILTPKWRIADPDFKCDTTNNGAVRNPSQDSDAEDLSEEAVIVRHDKSEYEEKKKFLSYLKLPTGHGRSRAHKRTDSLAESSGANTPDPMSPHPPDHHDHTNSPLTSPPATPLPATNPDDLPSVSTMRRRTVSQSRFAKEKEVNREENNTPEGVEVAPFDTRTFPIDDETYEKMLKNMPENHQFKTNYRAQDASEYQLSYLDDKVDSPGSESTESAVGEEDPNDPEWVDMERSRDRHKR
- the Hat1 gene encoding histone acetyltransferase type B catalytic subunit isoform X1, which gives rise to MAKNNLCEDNELVAGCEDEEMVAYRKKALNVITFRIVLDNNDLETANKKTNSFKPEMAHQIFGDSELIFGYRQLSIVLYYLHNSAKCYAKVKAADHIVHDLYKADDIMKLLQMWLPKNYRENEGEFRTDIAEEDHAVIHGEVVHTFENHDKTYKVTLCDATNEQFKEFHQRFETYIMWFIDGANFIDLDDCRWTIFYVYEEYVDAETDRTIRSPVGFCTVYKFFLYPNSTRPRISQFFILPTHQRRGIGSKLYSAVYNYLKDLPESRDITVEEPTAVFQKIRDFCDSVHIHEALKREKINVTVHNQKQIGEFLKQHKISKKQAQRVFDILECVTTRNRGFREYTEYTESIKRRIKSEIERENLGSKRICNAERAVVMPESLDVTSLTNAEYGRYMESLEGPVRHMTAYLQKNSAE
- the Hat1 gene encoding histone acetyltransferase type B catalytic subunit isoform X2, which encodes MAHQIFGDSELIFGYRQLSIVLYYLHNSAKCYAKVKAADHIVHDLYKADDIMKLLQMWLPKNYRENEGEFRTDIAEEDHAVIHGEVVHTFENHDKTYKVTLCDATNEQFKEFHQRFETYIMWFIDGANFIDLDDCRWTIFYVYEEYVDAETDRTIRSPVGFCTVYKFFLYPNSTRPRISQFFILPTHQRRGIGSKLYSAVYNYLKDLPESRDITVEEPTAVFQKIRDFCDSVHIHEALKREKINVTVHNQKQIGEFLKQHKISKKQAQRVFDILECVTTRNRGFREYTEYTESIKRRIKSEIERENLGSKRICNAERAVVMPESLDVTSLTNAEYGRYMESLEGPVRHMTAYLQKNSAE